The following are from one region of the Stigmatella ashevillena genome:
- a CDS encoding ABC transporter substrate-binding protein encodes MHKSLISLGLLVGMTGVGCAGLDEAEAVDSSVSADTTSQVTQGLLTPVTGTSPVTFVATSGNETKPYDQSATSVVAYLRDSTTGAFTAYPGTGSADGTLSVPNVPSGRIYLKLGSRYLVSTGRAFDLGSTEWGRDGTFALLPTPVTVSATSLSPWQPGDFLDMYSLNPGAFGYIDGSATGFPLAGATSLSGLSFDYANMLNPVLLDSGRGDVFSLAQMRLQTSANGLPYHAMHKVLDTSMTQVEGQPVTVSGTFIQPVATGTFEVDWRRSAFEAMRTQVNPGAVSTYNEIWMSARPAALSSALASISGPPLLVKLNPDAQRTDIVTGSMTYNNPLPATWQKVALAAAGFTKSYALGTATPYTMRVDIRMDQEASAFTAAPVQPLVGPVQAPQVNTRGAFQNLTGVGTDASLRWSKPLVGTATNYVVAIYRLGASNGSTTATRVAVLHTDLQSVYLPPGVLQAGQTYFAEIQSWYQPGSDLATSPYKRSLPRGRASVLTGMFSP; translated from the coding sequence ATGCATAAGTCATTGATTTCCCTCGGGCTTTTGGTCGGTATGACAGGGGTCGGCTGCGCGGGTCTCGACGAGGCCGAGGCGGTGGACTCCTCCGTGTCGGCGGACACGACCTCCCAGGTCACCCAAGGCCTGCTCACCCCTGTCACCGGCACCAGCCCGGTGACCTTCGTCGCCACGTCGGGCAACGAGACGAAGCCATACGACCAGTCCGCCACGTCGGTGGTGGCATACCTACGGGACTCAACGACCGGGGCGTTCACGGCCTATCCGGGCACGGGCTCTGCGGACGGCACTCTCTCCGTGCCGAACGTCCCTTCCGGCCGCATCTACCTGAAGCTGGGCTCGCGCTACCTGGTGAGCACCGGCCGCGCGTTCGATCTGGGCTCCACGGAGTGGGGCCGCGATGGCACCTTCGCCTTGCTGCCTACCCCCGTGACGGTGTCCGCCACCAGCCTATCTCCCTGGCAGCCGGGGGACTTCCTGGACATGTATTCGTTGAACCCGGGCGCGTTCGGCTACATCGACGGCAGCGCCACGGGGTTCCCCCTGGCGGGCGCCACGTCGCTCTCTGGACTGAGCTTTGATTACGCCAACATGCTCAACCCGGTGCTGCTCGACAGCGGCCGCGGGGATGTGTTCTCGCTGGCGCAGATGCGGTTGCAGACGAGCGCGAATGGATTGCCCTACCACGCGATGCACAAGGTGCTCGACACGAGCATGACGCAGGTGGAGGGCCAGCCCGTCACCGTCAGCGGCACCTTCATCCAGCCCGTCGCGACAGGCACCTTCGAGGTGGACTGGAGACGCTCGGCCTTCGAGGCCATGCGCACCCAGGTGAACCCGGGCGCGGTCAGCACGTACAACGAGATCTGGATGTCCGCCCGGCCGGCTGCGCTGAGTTCGGCGCTGGCGTCCATCAGCGGGCCGCCACTGCTCGTGAAGCTCAATCCTGACGCGCAGCGGACCGACATCGTCACGGGGAGCATGACCTACAACAACCCGCTCCCGGCGACGTGGCAGAAGGTGGCGCTCGCCGCCGCGGGCTTCACGAAGAGCTACGCGCTGGGAACCGCGACGCCCTACACCATGCGCGTGGACATCCGCATGGATCAAGAGGCGAGCGCGTTCACCGCCGCGCCCGTGCAGCCCCTCGTCGGGCCGGTGCAGGCGCCCCAGGTGAACACGCGCGGCGCGTTCCAGAACCTCACGGGCGTGGGGACCGACGCCTCGCTGCGCTGGTCGAAGCCGCTGGTCGGCACGGCCACGAACTACGTGGTGGCCATCTACCGGCTAGGCGCGAGCAACGGCTCCACCACCGCGACGCGCGTGGCGGTGCTGCACACGGATCTCCAGAGCGTGTACCTGCCCCCGGGCGTGCTGCAGGCGGGCCAGACGTACTTCGCGGAGATTCAGAGCTGGTACCAGCCCGGCTCGGACCTCGCGACGAGCCCATACAAGCGCTCGTTGCCTCGAGGCCGCGCCAGCGTGCTCACCGGCATGTTCAGCCCGTAG
- a CDS encoding M23 family metallopeptidase, which produces MKLRSIVIWAVLWVGCGVIEQEPRIEESAPAEASASMDERVSGESRFAREELGEGGSTVGAMVGGPPAVQLQRWPFEPMAQSECASGKGFTLSQLYGQTCFAYVAKVGGNSGYSQTGYMHSGLDFAIPGKTKLYAVADGEVVCAGAGSCEWGGMTVCGHPAATTMNCCDVYPNGVCPAPEQRYHLVIQSGDARILYGHVYKTKAGLTVGAQVKAGDELGESGDASGPHLHFEVRHISNEGFDPVAFFPLRDQEMVREGFTVNQGDHLCRDDLGSQPSTLFGQYSGWVEEGCTSWPDAPTGPVRCADGFTGRAVTVCTPPLPPVPQQFSPAGGAHAEDFSPTFRWRRPTNPSGYPLTYDIEVKSPDGVVQMLSQDTVCNVFGTGDCYTSYYQPFPTKYPVGPTQWMWRARSRQNGQYSTWASTSFTPFLDSLTPSFFRPAPGQTIDLKDWQNRMVFTVPTGWDGTDRALTVELYSGTTLLRSIIQSNLGRTLPCMHTTDPNLRVCALESGYTTTAKGTLRLEAHPVTYSTMAVDRTRTVSVSYNQP; this is translated from the coding sequence ATGAAACTGCGAAGCATCGTGATCTGGGCCGTGTTGTGGGTGGGCTGTGGCGTCATCGAGCAGGAGCCGCGTATTGAGGAGAGCGCGCCAGCAGAGGCATCCGCGTCGATGGATGAACGCGTCTCAGGTGAGAGCCGCTTCGCGCGGGAGGAGCTGGGCGAGGGGGGGAGCACAGTCGGCGCCATGGTGGGGGGGCCCCCTGCGGTGCAACTCCAGCGCTGGCCTTTCGAGCCCATGGCTCAGTCGGAATGCGCCAGTGGAAAGGGCTTCACCCTGAGCCAGCTCTACGGCCAGACGTGCTTCGCCTACGTTGCAAAGGTGGGCGGCAACTCAGGCTACTCACAGACCGGTTACATGCACTCGGGTCTGGACTTCGCCATCCCGGGCAAGACCAAGCTCTACGCCGTGGCGGATGGTGAGGTCGTCTGCGCCGGGGCTGGCTCCTGCGAATGGGGAGGAATGACCGTCTGTGGCCACCCCGCCGCCACGACGATGAACTGCTGTGACGTCTACCCCAACGGTGTCTGCCCGGCCCCGGAGCAGCGCTACCACCTGGTCATCCAGTCCGGAGACGCCCGCATCCTCTACGGCCATGTCTATAAGACGAAGGCCGGCCTGACCGTGGGGGCGCAGGTGAAGGCGGGGGATGAGCTGGGCGAGTCGGGCGATGCCAGCGGGCCACACCTGCACTTCGAGGTGCGCCACATCAGCAACGAGGGATTCGATCCAGTGGCTTTTTTCCCCCTGAGGGATCAGGAGATGGTCCGCGAAGGCTTCACGGTCAATCAGGGCGATCATCTTTGTCGAGACGACCTTGGTTCTCAGCCGAGCACCCTCTTTGGCCAATACTCCGGCTGGGTGGAAGAGGGCTGCACCTCCTGGCCGGACGCGCCGACAGGGCCAGTGCGCTGCGCGGATGGCTTCACCGGCCGGGCCGTCACGGTCTGCACCCCGCCGCTGCCGCCAGTGCCACAGCAGTTCTCGCCTGCGGGCGGGGCTCACGCGGAGGACTTCTCTCCCACCTTCCGCTGGAGGCGGCCCACCAACCCAAGCGGCTATCCCCTCACCTACGACATCGAGGTGAAGTCGCCCGACGGCGTGGTCCAGATGCTCTCTCAGGACACGGTGTGCAACGTCTTCGGAACGGGCGACTGCTACACGAGTTATTACCAGCCGTTCCCGACGAAGTACCCAGTGGGGCCCACGCAGTGGATGTGGCGCGCCCGGAGCCGGCAGAACGGCCAGTACTCCACGTGGGCCTCGACGAGCTTCACTCCGTTCCTCGACAGCCTCACGCCCTCGTTCTTCCGTCCCGCGCCGGGGCAGACGATCGACTTGAAGGATTGGCAGAACCGCATGGTCTTCACCGTGCCCACGGGTTGGGACGGCACGGACCGGGCGCTCACCGTGGAGCTCTACAGCGGCACCACGCTGCTCCGCAGCATCATCCAGTCCAACCTGGGACGCACGCTCCCGTGCATGCATACCACCGATCCGAACCTGCGCGTGTGTGCCCTGGAGTCGGGCTACACGACCACCGCCAAGGGCACGCTCCGCCTCGAGGCGCACCCGGTGACGTACTCCACCATGGCCGTCGATCGCACCCGGACGGTGTCGGTCAGCTACAACCAGCCGTAG
- a CDS encoding glycoside hydrolase family 15 protein — translation MRQRIDDYALLGDCHSAALVGRDGSIDWACFPRFDSPAVFCRILDVRRGGTFQVCPERPYQSTRRYIDDTNVLVTTFTTPTGVLEVTDCMPVRLGRERGPGVGTRYSLLRRLRCVGGEVEAHLVVAPRFEYGAFVPSIRLTSAHTAELVGGADALWVTATRPMVAYERALRARWRLCAGDEAWVEAAWTSSLVERRLEAMPDLATLRQRLEDTVAYWREWISHCAYDGEYAPQVRRSALVLKALTYVPSGAIIAAPTTSLPEEPGGVRNWDYRYTWLRDTTLTLISLMLLGYQEEALAFRHWLARTSAGRVEDIQIMYDIRGHRLLPEMELAHLEGHRGSRPVRIGNGAVKQLQLDVFGEMLEAVWLFAKMGGPVSVKTWDFLCKLVEHVCQRWHEPDQGLWEIRDEPRHFIHSKLLCWVALDRAVRVARTRRFPAPVGRWVRERERVREYLLREGRRTGWFPQAVGSERADASVLQMPALGFLPAAHPLMSRTVERVRQRLEKEGLLYRYHAPDGVGGGEGAFLLCSFWLHDVLVHSGKTQEAEALLRHLLRMANDVGLYAEEAVPGTGEALGNFPQAFTHMALVASCAQLSAARSFQLPRPGAYDFADFALTYHLGRRAILMSHFSVEAVQ, via the coding sequence ATGCGGCAACGGATTGACGACTATGCGTTGCTGGGCGATTGCCACTCCGCGGCGCTCGTCGGTCGCGACGGCTCCATCGACTGGGCGTGCTTCCCCCGGTTCGACTCGCCCGCGGTGTTCTGTCGCATCCTCGATGTGCGTCGCGGGGGCACCTTCCAGGTGTGTCCCGAGCGCCCCTACCAGTCCACGCGCCGGTACATCGATGACACCAACGTCCTCGTCACCACCTTCACCACGCCGACCGGAGTGTTGGAGGTGACGGACTGCATGCCCGTCCGCCTCGGCCGGGAGCGAGGCCCAGGGGTCGGGACGAGGTACTCGCTGCTGCGGAGGCTGCGTTGCGTCGGCGGCGAGGTGGAGGCGCACTTGGTGGTGGCGCCCCGCTTTGAGTACGGCGCCTTCGTTCCAAGCATCCGTCTCACCTCGGCGCATACGGCGGAGTTGGTGGGGGGGGCGGACGCGTTGTGGGTGACGGCCACGCGCCCGATGGTGGCGTACGAGCGTGCCCTGCGTGCCCGATGGCGCCTGTGTGCGGGGGACGAAGCCTGGGTGGAGGCGGCCTGGACCTCCTCGCTCGTGGAGCGCCGCCTGGAGGCGATGCCGGACCTCGCCACGCTGCGACAGCGGCTGGAGGACACGGTGGCCTACTGGCGCGAGTGGATCTCCCACTGCGCTTACGACGGCGAGTACGCACCGCAGGTGCGCCGCTCGGCGCTGGTGCTGAAGGCGCTCACGTACGTGCCCTCGGGAGCCATCATCGCGGCCCCCACCACCTCCTTGCCCGAGGAGCCCGGAGGTGTGCGCAATTGGGACTATCGCTACACCTGGCTGAGGGACACGACGCTCACGCTCATCTCGCTGATGTTGCTGGGGTACCAGGAGGAGGCGCTCGCTTTCCGGCACTGGTTGGCGCGCACCAGCGCGGGGCGTGTCGAAGACATTCAGATCATGTACGACATTCGGGGCCACCGGCTGCTGCCGGAGATGGAGCTGGCCCACCTCGAGGGCCACCGAGGCTCGCGACCGGTGCGCATCGGCAACGGGGCGGTGAAGCAGCTTCAGCTCGACGTCTTCGGGGAGATGCTGGAGGCGGTGTGGCTGTTCGCGAAGATGGGCGGGCCGGTCTCGGTGAAGACCTGGGACTTCCTGTGCAAGCTGGTGGAGCACGTGTGCCAGCGGTGGCACGAGCCGGACCAGGGGCTGTGGGAGATACGCGACGAGCCCCGGCACTTCATCCACTCGAAGCTGCTGTGCTGGGTGGCGTTGGATCGGGCGGTGCGCGTTGCGCGGACGCGGCGGTTTCCTGCACCTGTGGGACGCTGGGTTCGCGAGCGTGAGCGAGTCAGGGAGTACCTCCTGCGGGAGGGTCGGCGCACGGGGTGGTTCCCCCAGGCGGTAGGCTCGGAGAGGGCGGATGCTTCGGTCCTGCAAATGCCCGCGCTGGGCTTCCTCCCGGCTGCCCACCCGCTGATGAGCCGCACGGTGGAGCGGGTTCGCCAGCGGCTGGAGAAGGAGGGGCTCCTTTACCGCTACCACGCCCCGGATGGCGTGGGCGGAGGAGAGGGGGCTTTTCTCCTGTGCTCGTTCTGGCTGCATGACGTGCTGGTGCACTCGGGGAAAACGCAGGAGGCGGAAGCGCTGCTACGGCACCTGCTGCGGATGGCCAATGACGTGGGCCTTTACGCGGAGGAGGCGGTGCCCGGGACGGGCGAGGCGCTGGGCAACTTCCCGCAGGCCTTCACGCACATGGCGCTGGTGGCCTCGTGCGCGCAGCTCTCCGCGGCCCGGAGCTTTCAGCTCCCGAGGCCCGGTGCGTACGACTTCGCGGACTTCGCACTCACCTACCACCTCGGCAGGCGCGCCATCCTCATGTCCCACTTCTCGGTGGAAGCGGTGCAGTGA
- a CDS encoding phosphatidylserine decarboxylase family protein translates to MKRTSYFELLSKASPARSALRAAESNRLFAESPRKRHRDLAPSVQALADYVRRPENKFLRIYIGNMLDGANQKNPINIKTPTDFFQQLDNALHSYPKYDSNFMAALPFYTVLQPFMENTYGYYFFTNEAVRPYFADILKAYHANLETPASLAYLNDSYGNWLSEEACQYLSMNDYVYDPAKPHGGFTSWNEFFIRAFKDFDTSRPCAPDPTGKRVISPVDGQVWKISKQVQREAAFDIKGEQYYLTDLLAESAESPLLQPFVDGLAVQIVLMPFNYHRWHSPVTGKIKKVHTVPGYFFAQPAPDQDYAASFPFLSHVNTRTIVFIEPENPSIGQIAMVFVGLTEVSSCEATIQEGASVQRGDEIGHFAFGGSTCCTLFEKAKIAALYITDNAELADGGTGSGDTAAKNVVQVRQDIAVAL, encoded by the coding sequence ATGAAACGAACCTCTTATTTCGAACTCCTGTCCAAAGCCTCTCCTGCCCGGTCGGCGTTGAGGGCCGCCGAGTCGAATCGGCTCTTCGCGGAGAGTCCTCGCAAGCGTCATCGAGACCTTGCGCCCTCCGTGCAAGCGTTGGCCGATTATGTGAGACGTCCGGAGAACAAGTTCCTCCGCATCTACATCGGGAACATGCTGGACGGGGCCAACCAGAAAAACCCCATCAACATCAAGACGCCGACGGACTTCTTCCAGCAGCTCGACAACGCGCTCCACAGCTATCCCAAGTATGATTCGAACTTCATGGCTGCGCTGCCGTTCTACACGGTCCTGCAACCCTTCATGGAGAACACCTACGGGTATTATTTCTTCACCAACGAGGCGGTCCGGCCTTATTTCGCCGACATCCTGAAAGCCTACCATGCCAACCTGGAGACACCTGCTTCTCTCGCTTACCTGAACGACTCCTACGGGAACTGGCTCAGCGAGGAGGCCTGCCAGTACCTGAGCATGAATGATTACGTCTACGACCCAGCCAAGCCGCATGGAGGATTCACTTCCTGGAATGAGTTCTTCATTCGCGCGTTCAAGGACTTCGATACCAGCCGCCCCTGTGCGCCGGATCCCACAGGGAAGCGGGTGATCAGCCCCGTGGATGGGCAAGTCTGGAAGATCTCCAAGCAGGTGCAGCGTGAAGCCGCGTTCGACATCAAAGGCGAACAGTATTACCTCACGGATCTCCTCGCCGAGAGTGCCGAGAGTCCCCTGCTGCAACCCTTCGTCGACGGGCTGGCAGTGCAGATCGTCCTGATGCCCTTCAACTACCACCGCTGGCACTCGCCCGTGACGGGCAAGATCAAGAAAGTGCATACGGTCCCAGGGTATTTCTTTGCGCAACCGGCCCCGGATCAAGACTACGCGGCATCCTTCCCGTTCCTGAGCCACGTCAACACGCGGACGATCGTCTTCATCGAGCCCGAAAATCCGAGCATTGGGCAGATCGCCATGGTTTTCGTGGGGCTGACGGAGGTGTCTTCCTGCGAGGCGACGATCCAAGAAGGCGCCTCGGTGCAGCGAGGAGACGAAATCGGCCACTTCGCGTTCGGCGGGTCGACGTGCTGCACCCTGTTCGAAAAAGCGAAGATCGCTGCGCTCTACATCACGGACAACGCCGAATTGGCAGATGGGGGCACGGGGTCTGGGGATACGGCGGCAAAGAACGTGGTCCAGGTGAGGCAGGACATCGCGGTCGCGCTATAG
- a CDS encoding secreted glycosyl hydrolase has translation MIRQILVSTCACLLLVACSDDPSDDTPSDPPVPRGATVPWDEYEAEAGIFSGGATLEQTTVGPWLEGTLSGEASGRKAVTLRGPTDAVEWKSRVKANSVLVRYSVPDEKEAHLDVYVNNAKVATLTVNSDFAWLYTGPNNTETHNALPRQQVDELPQNPSANDVGFGLQLPWSAAHHIYDEAHALLATDGRATINEGDVVKIVSPDASAGLPVTIDFMDLELAPAPLSAPADYVVVSEFTEAAVVQALQDAVASRKPGIFLPPGDYVMAHVNPAAPKVYVPAGLTVQGAGMWHTRFVPPPPQQVGYNYEFGFRLSGDNITFQDFAIFGTWRNRSARYNKAAADLGNWPWDSYDGIGRAFDRYMHNNAVFKRLWIERMIVGGWVEGGNNMLWQDSRFRNTLADGINFCNGTTNSRIVNCTARNTGDDAFAMWSAITWDKAPIGSTPWVKQPEGPNQGNVIERCTAGLIWRAAGFAIYGGHDNVIKDSVVYDTLRYPGITVDNEFAPQHEFSGLTTLQNMTVERCGGRMWWNDDDSVQGDETKRLKWGAVWLFAANPYSPAEPYSFIRFQGIRLKDIDIIDPVYSGVLVQTTQGQRIDDTEFDGVRIVMEQSGEFGMVANDSHKAPPSPLSGKIPTTGSITFKNSSVTGSRANSGNLVSKDDVSNATFLFKDGGGNTWTGDR, from the coding sequence ATGATTCGTCAGATCCTCGTGTCGACCTGCGCATGCCTTCTACTCGTTGCTTGCAGCGACGACCCTAGCGACGACACCCCCAGCGATCCCCCCGTCCCCCGCGGCGCCACCGTTCCCTGGGACGAATACGAGGCCGAGGCGGGCATTTTCTCCGGCGGTGCCACGCTCGAGCAGACCACCGTTGGCCCGTGGCTGGAAGGCACGCTCTCCGGCGAGGCATCGGGCCGAAAAGCGGTGACACTGCGTGGCCCCACCGACGCGGTCGAGTGGAAGAGCCGCGTGAAGGCCAACTCTGTCTTGGTGCGTTACAGCGTGCCGGACGAGAAAGAGGCCCATTTGGATGTCTACGTGAATAACGCGAAGGTCGCCACGCTCACGGTGAACTCGGATTTCGCCTGGCTCTACACCGGCCCGAACAACACCGAGACGCACAACGCTTTACCGCGCCAACAGGTGGACGAACTCCCCCAAAACCCGAGCGCCAACGACGTGGGGTTTGGCCTTCAGCTGCCTTGGAGCGCCGCGCACCACATCTACGACGAGGCGCACGCGCTGCTGGCGACCGACGGCAGGGCAACCATCAACGAGGGCGATGTGGTGAAGATTGTTTCGCCGGATGCCTCCGCGGGACTCCCCGTCACCATCGACTTCATGGACCTCGAACTCGCGCCAGCGCCCCTCTCCGCCCCGGCGGACTACGTCGTCGTGAGCGAATTCACCGAAGCGGCGGTGGTGCAGGCCCTTCAGGACGCCGTGGCCAGCCGCAAACCTGGCATCTTCCTCCCGCCTGGCGATTACGTGATGGCGCACGTGAACCCGGCGGCCCCCAAGGTCTACGTTCCCGCCGGTCTGACCGTCCAGGGCGCCGGCATGTGGCACACGCGATTCGTGCCCCCGCCCCCGCAGCAGGTGGGCTACAACTACGAGTTCGGGTTCCGTCTGAGCGGCGACAACATCACCTTCCAGGATTTCGCGATCTTTGGAACCTGGCGCAACCGCTCGGCTCGCTACAACAAGGCGGCGGCTGATCTCGGCAACTGGCCGTGGGACAGTTATGACGGGATCGGGCGCGCCTTCGACCGCTACATGCACAACAACGCGGTCTTCAAGCGGCTCTGGATCGAGCGGATGATCGTGGGTGGCTGGGTAGAGGGCGGCAACAACATGCTGTGGCAGGACAGCCGGTTCCGCAACACCCTGGCGGACGGCATCAACTTCTGCAACGGAACCACCAACTCGCGGATCGTGAACTGCACGGCGCGAAACACCGGCGACGATGCCTTCGCCATGTGGTCTGCCATTACCTGGGACAAGGCGCCCATTGGGAGCACGCCTTGGGTCAAGCAGCCCGAGGGTCCCAACCAGGGCAACGTCATCGAGCGCTGCACCGCAGGCCTGATCTGGCGAGCCGCCGGGTTCGCGATTTACGGCGGCCACGACAACGTGATCAAGGACTCGGTTGTCTATGACACCCTGCGCTACCCGGGCATTACCGTGGACAACGAGTTTGCTCCCCAGCACGAGTTCTCCGGGCTCACCACCCTTCAGAACATGACGGTGGAGCGCTGCGGAGGCCGCATGTGGTGGAACGACGACGACAGCGTGCAGGGAGATGAAACCAAGCGGCTGAAGTGGGGCGCGGTGTGGTTGTTCGCGGCCAACCCCTACTCGCCGGCCGAGCCGTACTCCTTCATCCGCTTTCAGGGCATCCGCTTGAAAGACATCGACATCATCGACCCTGTTTACTCCGGGGTCCTGGTTCAGACCACGCAGGGCCAGCGGATCGATGACACCGAGTTCGACGGCGTCCGGATTGTCATGGAGCAGTCCGGCGAGTTTGGCATGGTGGCCAACGACTCGCACAAGGCCCCCCCCAGCCCCCTCAGCGGGAAGATCCCCACCACGGGTTCCATCACCTTCAAGAACTCGAGCGTCACCGGCTCCCGTGCGAACTCCGGAAACTTGGTCTCGAAAGACGACGTCTCCAACGCAACGTTCTTGTTCAAGGACGGCGGCGGGAACACCTGGACGGGCGATCGGTAG
- a CDS encoding class I SAM-dependent methyltransferase, with amino-acid sequence MALFLCLVGVRAGETLRAARISDVGAGLGYFTLRLSDAVGPAGQVVATDINDEVLERLHVRVSGRKNIVVRKVAPDEPGLDPGAYDLILLSEVDHFFSDREAFLVKLRSALTPKGRIAVTHLRAMRPPLVAAAQAAGYSVVAEHDGLPEHYLLFLQPSSSQ; translated from the coding sequence GTGGCCCTGTTTCTATGTCTTGTGGGCGTCCGCGCCGGAGAAACCCTCCGAGCTGCGCGGATCTCCGATGTCGGGGCCGGTCTCGGTTACTTCACGCTGCGGCTCTCGGATGCAGTCGGTCCGGCGGGGCAGGTGGTCGCGACCGACATCAACGACGAGGTTCTCGAGCGGCTGCACGTGCGTGTGTCCGGGCGCAAGAACATCGTGGTGCGGAAGGTGGCGCCGGACGAACCAGGCCTCGACCCGGGCGCGTACGACCTGATCCTCCTCTCCGAGGTGGACCACTTCTTCTCGGACCGTGAGGCCTTCCTGGTCAAGCTGCGTTCCGCGCTCACTCCGAAGGGCCGTATTGCGGTGACGCACCTTCGGGCGATGCGTCCGCCGCTGGTCGCCGCCGCCCAGGCCGCGGGCTACTCCGTCGTTGCCGAGCACGACGGCCTTCCTGAGCACTACCTGCTGTTCCTACAGCCCTCGTCCAGCCAATGA